One genomic segment of Suncus etruscus isolate mSunEtr1 chromosome 15, mSunEtr1.pri.cur, whole genome shotgun sequence includes these proteins:
- the TICAM1 gene encoding TIR domain-containing adapter molecule 1, with protein MAHPSPSLSGVFAILRTVGEQRLLHLKHKLKSLRTNCPRADLLLALVLLQLGQDTQARACLDALRADKVAQLMAHQWASKDGSPVPDEPPEVSWAVAQLYHLLAEENLCSVPMRDAAYQAALHRLRSGHHPQLRELQEEARAHCGWDLTGDLETLQPLRSDLGHLPSSSPSPPSRTCSPAQPIEGPPGWSRGRSLRSTGSPTSLASQLLISQSPTRPFLSLQRGPVGPSKLCMEPEHEPGPGPGPTQDGGQVPEEMSWPPSSEPSSPPQPAPQLPVEAPDVSPTVPPEPPVPAHAESSWPSPVQCTEEPGWAHQAPTGSKQPPTGSEQPPTGSVNISPDPDQKFGLSPKGETWTSSATPGAPQTSSPPPSRETPSGVHPFPLTPSPSLPTSAAALEQKFYNFVVLHTQADERVALRVRQHLEDLGVPDGATFCEDFQLPGRGELSCLQDAIDHSAFTVLLLTPSFNCRLSLHQVNRAVMGSLSRRGWHDSVVPFLPLESSLEQLGPDTAALLAGMVWLEERSPVFDRKVARTFKPQLLLARRAEWRKEQEARALRERHQQLQAEQQRIQAWAADYSTYWQSYQAFCQQMQQLQADLGKYMTTGPRDHQSVPPAFPTWPGHPAPLLPPWPPGIPPPAFPQAPAFQPHQSPHPTFSPASPQSPGLQPLIIHNAQMVQLGLNNHMWGQRGAQVPQDKKQEAE; from the coding sequence ATGGCCCACCCATCCCCGTCGCTGTCCGGGGTCTTCGCCATCCTGAGAACTGTGGGCGAACAGCGGCTCTTGCATCTGAAACACAAGCTGAAGAGTTTGCGCACCAACTGCCCGCGGGCTGACCTGCTCCTGGCCCTGGTGCTCCTGCAGCTGGGCCAGGACACCCAGGCCCGGGCCTGCCTGGATGCGCTGAGGGCCGACAAGGTGGCGCAGCTGATGGCGCACCAGTGGGCCAGCAAGGACGGGTCCCCAGTGCCCGATGAGCCCCCTGAGGTCTCGTGGGCCGTGGCCCAGCTCTACCACCTGCTGGCAGAGGAGAATCTCTGCTCGGTGCCCATGCGGGATGCCGCCTACCAGGCCGCACTGCACCGTCTGCGTTCTGGGCACCACCCCCAGCTGCGGGAGCTCCAGGAGGAGGCGCGGGCCCACTGTGGCTGGGATCTCACCGGGGACCTGGAGACCTTGCAGCCCCTGCGCTCAGACCTGGGCCACCTGCCCTCTTCCTCGCCTTCGCCACCCTCCAGGACGTGCAGCCCGGCACAGCCCATCGAGGGCCCACCGGGCTGGAGCCGTGGACGCTCCCTGAGATCCACGGGGAGCCCTACTTCCCTGGCCAGCCAGCTGTTGATCAGCCAGTCCCCTACCCGGCCCTTCTTGAGTCTGCAACGTGGCCCCGTAGGACCTAGCAAGTTGTGCATGGAACCTGAGCATgagcctgggcctgggcctgggcccaCCCAGGATGGCGGCCAGGTGCCCGAGGAGATGAGCTGGCCCCCATCTTCGGAGCCCTCGAGCCCTCCACAGCCAGCCCCCCAACTTCCCGTGGAGGCCCCAGATGTCAGCCCCACTGTTCCACCGGAGCCCCCAGTCCCAGCCCATGCAGAGAGCAGCTGGCCTAGCCCTGTGCAATGCACCGAGGAGCCAGGCTGGGCCCACCAGGCCCCGACCGGAAGCAAACAGCCCCCGACCGGAAGCGAACAACCCCCGACCGGAAGTGTTAATATCAGTCCAGACCCAGACCAGAAGTTCGGCCTTAGTCCCAAAGGCGAGACCTGGACCTCCTCGGCTACTCCCGGTGCCCCCCAAACCTCCTCCCCGCCGCCTTCCAGGGAGACCCCAAGCGGGGTTCACCCGTTTCCCTTGACCCCCAGCCCTTCCCTGCCCACTTCGGCGGCCGCCTTGGAGCAGAAGTTCTATAACTTCGTGGTTCTGCACACACAGGCTGATGAGCGCGTGGCCCTGCGGGTGCGCCAGCACCTGGAGGACTTGGGGGTGCCGGACGGGGCGACGTTCTGCGAGGACTTCCAGCTGCCCGGGCGCGGGGAGCTGAGCTGCTTGCAGGACGCCATCGACCACTCGGCCTTCACCGTCCTGCTGCTCACGCCCAGCTTCAACTGCCGCCTGAGCCTGCACCAGGTCAACCGGGCCGTCATGGGCAGCCTGAGCCGGAGGGGCTGGCACGACAGCGTGGTGCCCTTCCTGCCCCTCGAGAGCTCCCTGGAGCAGCTCGGCCCCGACACGGCCGCGCTGCTCGCCGGCATGGTGTGGCTGGAGGAGCGCTCGCCCGTCTTCGACAGGAAGGTGGCCCGGACGTTCAAGCCGCAGCTGCTGCTCGCCCGCCGGGCCGAGTGGAGGAAGGAGCAGGAGGCCCGGGCCCTGCGGGAGAGGCACCAGCAGCTCCAGGCGGAGCAGCAGCGGATCCAGGCCTGGGCCGCCGACTACTCGACCTACTGGCAGAGCTACCAGGCCTTTTGCCAACAGATGCAGCAGCTGCAGGCGGATCTGGGAAAATACATGACCACCGGGCCTCGGGATCACCAGAGCGTCCCACCAGCCTTCCCGACCTGGCCTGGCCACCCGGCGCCGCTCCTGCCCCCGTGGCCGCCGGGCATCCCGCCACCAGCCTTCCCGCAGGCCCCCGCCTTCCAGCCTCACCAGTCTCCGCACCCCACCTTCTCACCAGCGTCACCCCAGAGCCCCGGGCTTCAGCCTCTGATCATCCACAATGCTCAGATGGTGCAGCTGGGACTGAACAAccacatgtggggccagagaggggcCCAGGTCCCCCAGGACAAGAAGCAAGAAGCTGAGTGA
- the FEM1A gene encoding protein fem-1 homolog A has product MDLRTAVFNAARDGKLPLLQKLLAGRSREELEELTGAGAAGAGTPLLVAARHGHRDVVEFLADRCGASVEAGGAVHFDGETIEGAPPLWAASAAGHLDVVRSLLRRGASVNRTTRTNSTPLRAACFDGHLDVVRYLVGEHQADLEVANRHGHTCLMISCYKGHREIARYLLQRGARVNRRSAKGNTALHDCAESGSLEILQLLLGCHARMERDGYGMTPLLAASVTGHTNIVEYLIQEQPAPEGLVPIVAAPEEDASPAASDAAEARHHESCCPASREAAVEALELLGATYVDKKRDLLGALKHWRRAMELRHQGGAYLPKPEPPQLVLAYDYSREVSTAEELEALITDPDEMRMQALLIRERILGPSHPDTSYYIRYRGAVYADSGDFERCIRLWKYALDMQQSHLEPLSPMTSSSFLSFAELFSYVLQDRAAKGNAGTQIGFADLMGVLCKGVREVERALQLPKEPGDSAQFTKALAIILHLLYLLEKVEASPEQEHLKHQTVYRLLKCAPRGKNGFTPLHMAVDKETTNVGRYPVGRFPSLPVVKVLLDCGADPDSRDFDNNTPLHVAAQNNCPAIMNALIEAGAHMDATNAFKKTAYELLDEKLLAKSTIQPFNYLTLQCLAARALDKNKIPYKGFIPEELEAFIELH; this is encoded by the coding sequence ATGGACCTGCGCACCGCCGTGTTCAACGCCGCGCGCGACGGCAAGCTGCCGCTGCTGCAGAAGCTGCTGGCGGGCCGCAGCCGCGAGGAGCTGGAGGAGCTGACGGGCGCGGGCGCGGCGGGCGCGGGGACGCCGCTGCTCGTGGCCGCGCGCCACGGCCACCGCGACGTGGTGGAGTTCCTGGCCGACCGCTGCGGCGCCAGCGTGGAGGCGGGCGGCGCGGTGCACTTCGACGGCGAGACCATCGAGGGCGCGCCGCCGCTCTGGGCCGCCTCGGCCGCCGGCCACCTGGACGTGGTGCGCAGCCTGCTGCGGCGCGGCGCCTCGGTGAACCGCACCACGCGCACCAACTCCACGCCGCTGCGCGCCGCCTGCTTCGACGGCCACCTGGACGTGGTGCGCTACCTGGTGGGCGAGCACCAGGCCGACCTGGAGGTGGCCAACCGGCACGGCCACACCTGCCTCATGATCTCCTGCTACAAGGGCCACCGCGAGATCGCGCGCTACCTGCTGCAGCGGGGCGCGCGCGTCAACCGGCGCAGCGCCAAGGGCAACACGGCGCTGCACGACTGCGCCGAGTCCGGCAGCCTGGAGATCCTGCAGCTGCTGCTGGGCTGCCACGCGCGCATGGAGCGCGACGGCTACGGCATGACGCCGCTGCTGGCCGCCAGCGTCACGGGCCACACCAACATCGTCGAGTACCTGATCCAGGAGCAGCCGGCCCCCGAGGGCCTCGTCCCCATCGTCGCCGCCCCGGAGGAGGACGCGTCCCCGGCGGCCTCGGACGCCGCCGAAGCCCGCCACCACGAGAGCTGCTGCCCCGCCAGCCGCGAGGCCGCCGTCGAGGCCCTCGAGCTGCTCGGCGCCACCTACGTGGACAAGAAGCGCGACCTGCTCGGCGCCCTCAAGCACTGGCGCCGCGCCATGGAGCTGCGGCACCAGGGCGGCGCCTACCTGCCCAAGCCCGAGCCCCCGCAGCTCGTGCTGGCCTACGACTACTCCCGCGAGGTCAGCACGGCCGAGGAGCTCGAGGCGCTCATCACCGACCCCGACGAGATGCGCATGCAGGCGCTGCTCATCCGCGAGCGCATCCTGGGGCCCTCGCACCCCGACACCTCCTACTACATCCGCTACCGCGGCGCCGTCTACGCCGACTCGGGCGACTTCGAGCGCTGCATCCGCCTCTGGAAGTACGCGCTGGACATGCAGCAGAGCCACCTGGAGCCCCTGAGCCCCATGACCTCCAGCAGCTTCCTCTCCTTCGCCGAGCTCTTCTCCTACGTGCTCCAGGACCGCGCGGCCAAGGGCAACGCCGGCACCCAGATCGGCTTCGCCGACCTCATGGGCGTGCTGTGCAAGGGGGTGCGCGAAGTGGAGCGCGCCCTGCAGCTGCCCAAGGAGCCCGGCGACTCGGCGCAGTTCACCAAGGCGCTGGCCATCATCCTCCACCTGCTCTACCTGCTGGAGAAGGTGGAGGCCAGCCCCGAGCAGGAGCACCTCAAGCACCAGACCGTGTACCGGCTGCTCAAGTGCGCGCCGCGCGGCAAGAACGGCTTCACGCCGCTGCACATGGCCGTGGACAAGGAGACCACCAACGTGGGCCGCTACCCGGTGGGCCGCTTCCCCTCGCTGCCGGTGGTCAAGGTGCTGCTGGACTGCGGCGCCGACCCCGACAGCCGCGACTTCGACAACAACACGCCGCTGCACGTCGCCGCCCAGAACAACTGCCCGGCCATCATGAACGCCCTGATCGAGGCCGGGGCCCACATGGACGCCACCAACGCCTTCAAGAAGACGGCCTACGAGCTGCTGGACGAGAAGCTGCTGGCCAAGAGCACCATCCAGCCCTTCAACTACCTGACCCTGCAGTGCCTTGCTGCGCGCGCCCTGGACAAGAACAAGATCCCCTACAAGGGCTTCATCCCGGAGGAGCTGGAGGCCTTCATCGAGCTGCACTGA